The Micromonospora sp. M71_S20 genome has a window encoding:
- a CDS encoding condensation domain-containing protein, whose protein sequence is MTGRTHPVSMGQRSMWNLDRLIGGGPVHTLAWRVRLRGALDEEALRDAFVAVIDRHEPLRTRFAQDAGGPVAIVEDSVELPFPVDDLRRLPDATRQAALRCAEDVATGFALDRAPLLRARLLRLDDDRYDLLVVVHHIVFDGISLDLLLDDLALAYGGGDRTGLDVSYADAVAEERELLTGERRVPLAAFWRERLAGAPPVVLPPPDREPAVERSWVSRTCSRKLPDVSGFARGERCMPYVVYLAALNALLSRLTGSSDVVVGTPVSSRHRARFERLVGYFVNTVVLRTEVADVSFRELVRRQRGVVFDALDHQRLPFEAVVEEVNPGRASGYSPLFQVLFALVEPTRKDVFADLAVDAVEPVDNNRSPFPVTFSVIDDHLQVEYAPALYDDATAARMAEQFATLLDAALADPDGRIGELTAFVPAPARGERPPEDAVQAAGDENLIRVVQTVWSGHLHTEVTDPDADFVGLGGHSLVASRIAIELRELFGLAEGLSDLTVFRAPTPRLLAGHLAAALGENAAAEAEFVLQLLTMTDEQAEAQLAREES, encoded by the coding sequence ATGACCGGCAGGACCCATCCGGTGTCGATGGGCCAGCGCAGCATGTGGAATCTCGACCGCCTCATCGGCGGCGGGCCGGTGCACACGCTCGCCTGGCGGGTGCGGTTGCGCGGGGCGCTGGACGAGGAGGCGTTGCGCGACGCGTTCGTGGCCGTCATCGACCGCCACGAGCCGTTGCGGACCCGGTTCGCGCAGGACGCCGGCGGGCCCGTCGCGATCGTCGAGGACTCGGTCGAGCTGCCGTTTCCGGTCGACGACCTGCGCCGGCTGCCCGACGCCACGCGGCAGGCCGCGCTGCGCTGCGCCGAGGACGTGGCGACCGGTTTCGCGCTCGACCGCGCCCCGCTGCTGCGGGCCCGTCTGCTGCGCCTCGACGACGACCGGTACGACCTGCTCGTCGTCGTACACCACATCGTGTTCGACGGCATCTCGCTCGACCTGCTCCTCGACGACCTCGCCCTGGCCTACGGCGGTGGCGACAGGACGGGCCTGGACGTGAGTTACGCCGACGCCGTGGCCGAGGAACGGGAGCTGCTCACCGGTGAGCGTCGGGTCCCGTTGGCGGCGTTCTGGCGCGAGCGGCTCGCCGGGGCGCCACCGGTGGTGCTGCCACCGCCGGACCGGGAACCCGCGGTGGAGCGCTCCTGGGTCAGCCGGACGTGCAGCCGGAAGCTGCCGGACGTGAGCGGGTTCGCGCGGGGCGAGCGCTGCATGCCGTACGTGGTGTATCTCGCCGCGCTGAACGCCCTGCTGTCCCGGCTCACCGGCTCGTCCGACGTCGTCGTCGGCACCCCGGTGTCCAGCCGCCACCGCGCCAGGTTCGAGCGGCTCGTCGGCTACTTCGTGAACACGGTGGTGCTGCGGACCGAGGTCGCTGACGTGTCGTTCCGAGAGCTGGTACGCCGCCAGCGCGGGGTCGTCTTCGACGCGCTCGACCACCAGCGGCTGCCGTTCGAAGCGGTCGTCGAGGAGGTCAACCCGGGCCGCGCGAGTGGTTACAGCCCTCTTTTCCAGGTGCTGTTCGCCCTGGTCGAACCGACCCGGAAGGACGTGTTCGCCGACCTCGCCGTCGACGCCGTCGAGCCGGTCGACAACAACCGGTCGCCGTTCCCGGTGACGTTCAGCGTGATCGACGACCACCTCCAGGTGGAGTACGCGCCCGCGCTGTACGACGACGCGACGGCCGCGCGGATGGCCGAGCAGTTCGCCACGCTGCTCGACGCCGCGCTGGCCGATCCGGACGGCAGGATCGGCGAGCTGACCGCCTTCGTACCCGCACCCGCACGGGGCGAGCGTCCACCCGAGGACGCCGTCCAGGCGGCGGGCGACGAGAACCTGATCCGCGTCGTGCAGACGGTGTGGAGCGGGCATCTGCACACCGAGGTGACCGATCCGGACGCGGACTTCGTCGGACTGGGCGGGCACTCCCTCGTCGCGTCGCGGATCGCGATCGAACTCCGGGAACTGTTCGGCCTGGCGGAAGGTCTCTCCGACCTCACCGTGTTCCGCGCGCCGACACCCCGCCTGCTCGCCGGCCACCTGGCCGCCGCGCTGGGGGAGAACGCGGCCGCCGAGGCGGAGTTCGTCCTGCAACTGCTGACCATGACCGACGAGCAGGCCGAGGCGCAGCTCGCACGGGAGGAGTCGTGA
- a CDS encoding AMP-binding protein, producing MIPDTVAARFARQVALRPDDEAVVSAAGRWSYGELAADVNRVTRFLVERGVGWEVHVGVLLPRSYELVVSMMAVLAAGGVYVPLNPSLPDARLLDLVDVTRPSVILTAGGRTLSDLPHTDVAAVLRDGDPAPVADRHHPDAAAYVIQTSGSTGRPKCVQLEMGSLVNLLDWCAGACGIGPGERVLQVIASSFDASVRSYLTPLVTGATLCLYDDGPFDPVTLTDWLGRERITVFNPSVPSMFYPVVELASADDFRPLESLHTLALGAETPDMSLLRPWLDSPRCRARVQNVYGPTEAADIALYAELDTSLR from the coding sequence ATGATCCCCGACACCGTGGCCGCCCGGTTCGCCCGGCAGGTCGCCCTCCGTCCCGACGACGAGGCCGTGGTCAGCGCCGCCGGCCGGTGGAGTTACGGCGAGCTGGCCGCGGACGTCAACCGCGTGACCCGGTTCCTCGTCGAACGCGGTGTCGGGTGGGAGGTCCACGTCGGGGTGCTGCTTCCGCGCAGCTACGAGTTGGTCGTGTCGATGATGGCCGTGCTCGCCGCGGGCGGCGTCTACGTACCGCTCAACCCGTCCCTGCCGGACGCCCGGCTGCTCGACCTGGTCGACGTGACGCGGCCGTCGGTCATCCTCACCGCCGGCGGCCGGACGCTGTCCGACCTCCCGCACACGGACGTCGCGGCCGTGCTGCGCGACGGCGATCCGGCGCCGGTGGCGGACCGGCACCACCCCGACGCCGCGGCCTACGTCATCCAGACCTCCGGGTCGACCGGCCGCCCGAAGTGCGTGCAGCTTGAGATGGGGTCGCTGGTCAACCTGCTGGACTGGTGCGCGGGCGCGTGCGGGATCGGGCCGGGCGAGCGGGTGCTGCAGGTGATCGCATCCAGCTTCGACGCGTCCGTCCGCAGCTACCTGACGCCGCTGGTCACCGGCGCGACGCTCTGCCTCTACGACGACGGCCCGTTCGATCCGGTCACGCTCACCGACTGGCTCGGGCGGGAGCGGATAACCGTGTTCAACCCGTCGGTGCCCTCCATGTTCTACCCGGTGGTCGAGCTGGCGTCCGCCGACGACTTCCGGCCCCTGGAGTCGTTGCACACGCTCGCGCTCGGCGCGGAGACGCCGGACATGTCCCTGTTGCGGCCGTGGCTCGACTCGCCGCGTTGCCGGGCCCGCGTGCAGAACGTCTACGGCCCGACCGAGGCCGCCGACATCGCCCTGTACGCCGAGCTGGACACGAGCCTACGATGA
- a CDS encoding acetyl-CoA carboxylase biotin carboxylase subunit family protein: MSGKRPRLLLLYAPGALGPVEMLRLLRPVVDLVVAVPDEFRDDPGVAMLRHFIEPVIFDPEGELPDASDCDGVVSFTDLLARTAAQLTDRYGLPGQSPEAALALTDKEVQRRVLAEHGVDTLRTATLHQPQDWERAVAHTGLPAVLKPRTGAGSRNSYRIDDADEGARLVERLLGREESVMVLEEMLIGVDQGRHGDFCSVESATFDGVTTHLPVLSKYPLVEPFREQGQFWPSHLDEATQRRACEVTTAALRALGFRYGLSHTELKLTADGPRVIEVNSRLGGWMNELSTHSKGPDLVVAAARLALGERPDLDFDLGPGVVFQFNHLAPPDAVAMLGAEGLAEVRALDGVIAHRVLFAPGASMTPGVSTQELDMLNATAPDQDGMYALIGAVSARLRFGFRLVDGSEVWLPATELPTAIPAASTR; this comes from the coding sequence ATGAGCGGGAAGCGCCCCCGGCTGCTGCTGCTCTACGCCCCCGGCGCGCTGGGACCCGTCGAGATGCTGCGCCTCCTGCGGCCCGTGGTCGACCTCGTCGTCGCCGTGCCGGATGAGTTCCGCGACGACCCGGGCGTCGCCATGCTGCGCCACTTCATCGAACCGGTGATCTTCGATCCGGAGGGCGAACTGCCGGACGCCTCCGACTGCGACGGGGTGGTCTCCTTCACCGACCTGCTGGCCCGGACCGCGGCGCAGCTCACCGACCGGTACGGCCTGCCGGGGCAGTCGCCCGAGGCGGCGCTCGCGTTGACCGACAAGGAAGTGCAACGCCGGGTGCTGGCCGAGCACGGCGTCGACACGCTGCGCACAGCGACGCTGCACCAGCCGCAGGACTGGGAGCGCGCCGTGGCACACACCGGTCTGCCCGCGGTGCTCAAGCCGCGCACGGGCGCGGGCAGCCGTAACAGCTACCGGATCGACGACGCCGACGAGGGCGCCCGGCTGGTCGAACGGCTGCTCGGTCGCGAAGAGAGCGTCATGGTCCTGGAGGAGATGCTCATCGGCGTCGACCAGGGCCGCCACGGCGACTTCTGCTCGGTGGAGAGCGCCACCTTCGACGGCGTCACCACGCACCTGCCCGTGCTGTCGAAGTACCCCCTCGTGGAGCCGTTCCGCGAGCAGGGCCAGTTCTGGCCCAGCCACCTCGACGAGGCCACCCAGCGGAGGGCGTGCGAGGTCACCACGGCCGCGCTGCGCGCGCTCGGCTTCCGGTACGGCCTGTCGCACACCGAGCTGAAGCTGACCGCGGACGGTCCGAGGGTGATCGAGGTGAACAGCCGCCTCGGCGGGTGGATGAACGAGCTGTCCACACACTCCAAGGGGCCGGACCTGGTCGTCGCCGCGGCCCGCCTGGCACTGGGTGAGCGGCCTGACCTCGACTTCGACCTCGGCCCCGGGGTGGTGTTCCAGTTCAACCACCTCGCGCCGCCGGACGCGGTGGCCATGCTCGGCGCCGAGGGCCTCGCCGAGGTGCGCGCACTCGACGGGGTGATCGCGCACCGGGTGCTGTTCGCCCCCGGCGCCAGCATGACGCCGGGGGTGTCCACCCAGGAACTGGACATGCTCAACGCCACCGCCCCCGACCAGGACGGGATGTACGCGCTGATCGGGGCCGTCTCGGCCCGGCTGCGGTTCGGGTTCCGCCTCGTCGACGGCAGCGAGGTGTGGCTGCCCGCCACCGAGCTGCCGACCGCCATCCCGGCCGCGAGCACGCGGTGA
- a CDS encoding MFS transporter — MAGAETPTAETTPESRSARHGIIAMYGLESFGTGAFTSVQIVFFTQVLDRSPEQTSTALSAASLVALAFILPFGKFADRFDRRLLLGLMNAAVALFLLGYVLPPSAIAFFVTTALVVLLQRLIGPIRAAVIAELFPVNRVALRAATYVAHNIGFSLGSLFAAGALLLVDGEGVFRTLLLINVATFAACVLIVLRLPSTRREPVEPGQRRGWAALKDRPFVVATVANTFGSLHDAALFVGLPLWLLHRTNGPGWGIPAIIALNCVLVVALQVRLSKGTDTVRDANRRHWHGTLVMAIGCALLVFTGGRLNPLSWTLLTAAVVLLTISEITQSAGAWGLSFNLADERRMSEYQSLFGFGLNVQEVIGPILVTALVLAVPHGLGWLVLAAIVLLPVGVATRLLHRWAPAEGTA, encoded by the coding sequence GTGGCGGGTGCGGAGACCCCGACCGCCGAGACGACGCCGGAGTCGCGCTCGGCACGGCACGGCATCATCGCGATGTACGGCCTGGAGTCGTTCGGCACCGGCGCGTTCACCTCGGTGCAGATCGTGTTCTTCACCCAGGTCCTCGACCGCAGCCCCGAGCAGACCAGCACCGCGCTGTCGGCGGCGAGTCTCGTGGCGCTCGCCTTCATCCTGCCCTTCGGCAAGTTTGCGGACCGCTTCGACAGGCGGCTCCTGCTGGGCCTGATGAACGCGGCGGTGGCCCTGTTCCTGCTCGGCTACGTGCTGCCCCCGTCGGCCATCGCGTTCTTCGTCACGACCGCCCTCGTGGTGCTGCTCCAGCGGCTGATCGGCCCCATCCGCGCGGCGGTGATCGCGGAACTGTTCCCCGTCAACAGGGTCGCGCTGCGGGCGGCGACGTACGTGGCGCACAACATCGGCTTCTCGCTCGGCAGCCTCTTCGCGGCGGGCGCGCTCCTCCTCGTCGACGGCGAGGGCGTGTTCCGGACGCTGTTGCTGATCAACGTCGCCACCTTCGCCGCGTGCGTGCTCATCGTGCTGCGCCTGCCCTCGACCAGGCGGGAGCCGGTCGAGCCGGGGCAGCGTCGGGGTTGGGCCGCGTTGAAGGACCGGCCGTTCGTCGTGGCCACCGTCGCGAACACGTTCGGGTCGCTGCACGACGCCGCACTGTTCGTGGGCCTGCCGCTGTGGCTGCTGCACCGCACCAACGGCCCGGGCTGGGGCATTCCCGCGATCATCGCGCTCAACTGCGTGCTCGTCGTCGCGCTCCAGGTGCGGCTCAGCAAGGGCACCGACACCGTGCGGGACGCGAACCGCAGGCACTGGCACGGCACCCTGGTGATGGCGATCGGGTGCGCGCTGCTGGTCTTCACCGGGGGCAGGCTGAACCCGCTGTCCTGGACACTGCTCACCGCCGCCGTCGTGCTCCTGACGATCAGCGAGATCACCCAGTCCGCGGGGGCGTGGGGGCTCTCGTTCAACCTCGCCGACGAGCGGCGCATGAGCGAGTACCAGTCCCTGTTCGGCTTCGGCCTGAACGTCCAGGAGGTCATCGGGCCCATCCTGGTCACCGCCCTCGTGCTGGCCGTGCCGCACGGGCTGGGGTGGCTGGTGCTCGCGGCCATCGTTCTCCTGCCGGTCGGGGTGGCCACCCGGCTGCTGCACCGGTGGGCTCCCGCCGAAGGAACCGCATGA
- a CDS encoding thioesterase II family protein, with the protein MNTDRRWFPGSPAATEGMQLLCLPHGGAGASAYRSWRGRLAGTADVVPVQPPGREGRSAEPAEWSMTAMTEQFLEPLQRRVGDRPYAIFGHSMGALLGYEATVAMSAAGRPPELLVVSGASAPQLPMLKERPVHKMPEDELVGHLRELAGTPDSVLRNADLLEMLVPTVRADFAACETYVHRPHPLLDVPLLVLGGEQDAGVPVATLAPWGERTTAGCAVHTFPGGHFFHFDRTDQVLSLIAGALTGSARGAIR; encoded by the coding sequence ATGAACACGGACCGGCGCTGGTTTCCCGGCTCCCCGGCCGCCACCGAGGGGATGCAGCTGCTCTGCCTGCCACACGGCGGCGCCGGAGCCTCCGCCTACCGCTCGTGGCGGGGCAGGCTCGCCGGAACGGCCGATGTCGTGCCGGTCCAGCCGCCAGGACGGGAGGGCCGCTCCGCCGAACCCGCCGAGTGGTCCATGACCGCCATGACGGAACAGTTCCTCGAACCACTCCAGCGACGGGTGGGGGACCGGCCGTACGCGATCTTCGGGCACAGCATGGGCGCGTTGCTCGGGTACGAGGCCACGGTCGCCATGTCCGCGGCGGGACGGCCGCCCGAGCTGCTGGTCGTCTCCGGCGCGTCCGCCCCGCAGCTGCCCATGCTCAAGGAACGTCCCGTGCACAAGATGCCCGAGGACGAACTCGTCGGTCACCTGCGTGAGCTGGCGGGGACCCCGGACTCGGTACTGCGCAACGCGGACCTGCTCGAAATGCTCGTTCCGACCGTGCGCGCCGACTTCGCGGCCTGTGAGACCTACGTCCACCGGCCGCACCCGCTCCTCGACGTGCCGCTGCTGGTACTCGGCGGCGAACAGGACGCCGGCGTGCCGGTCGCGACGCTTGCTCCGTGGGGGGAACGGACGACGGCGGGCTGCGCCGTGCACACGTTCCCCGGCGGCCACTTCTTCCACTTCGACCGGACCGACCAGGTCCTGTCGCTGATCGCCGGTGCGCTCACCGGCTCGGCACGGGGAGCGATCCGATGA
- a CDS encoding phosphopantetheine-binding protein: MTLIWREVLAIAVDADSDFFESGGHSVAVLQVLNRIQEQLGTEMSVRDLFENPVLGDFVDVVRTRVHG, translated from the coding sequence GTGACCCTGATCTGGCGGGAGGTCCTGGCGATCGCCGTCGACGCCGACTCGGACTTCTTCGAGTCCGGCGGGCACAGCGTGGCCGTGCTGCAGGTCCTCAACCGGATCCAGGAGCAGCTCGGCACCGAGATGTCGGTGCGTGACCTCTTCGAGAATCCCGTGCTCGGCGACTTCGTCGACGTGGTGCGGACGCGGGTGCACGGATGA